The genome window ACTGCCTGAGATAGACCATGAAAGCCTAAACAAAGATGAGAAATTTGCAAGGCTTAAAATTTATGAAGCGCTTAAAAAATCAACCGAAGTTTTTGGAGACACATTTGCTTTTAATACACTAATCGCTGCTTGTATGGAGGCACTAAATGCTATAAATGCTCAGGATAACGACGATGTAAATACTGAAGGCTTTTTCATTATCTTAAATTTACTAGAGCCTATCGTGCCGCATATTGCAAACGAGCTTAGCGAAGAGCTTTTTGGTAGGAAAAATTTCACAAAGATAGACGTAAAAGAAGAGGTTTTTGTAAAAGATAGCATCGCTCTTGCAGTTACGGTAAATGGCAAAAAAAGGGCTGAGTTTGAAGTGGCAGCAAGCGAGAGTGAGGGTGAAATTTTAAAGCTAGCTAAGCAAAATGTGGCTAAATGGCTTGAAGGAAAAGAAATTTTAAAAGAGATTTATATAAAAGGCAAATTAGTAAATTTTGTCATTAAAGGATAAATTTTGAGATATTTTTTAGCGTTTTTTATTGCGATATTTATCTGCGGATGTGGTTATAAACCAGTTTCAAAGATCACACATGATCTAGTTGGCGATAAAATTTACGTTGATGTGATTATCAGCAAAGAAGAGCCAAAAAATAGTGTTTGGATAAAGGATGCTGTAAAAGAGGGTATGGTCGCAAGGCTAAATAAAAATCTATCAAGTAAAGAGAGTGCTGATACTTCGATAATAGTTTCAGTTAATAATTTAAGCTATGAAGCGATCATTTATGATGAGTTTGGCTACATTACGTCATATAAAGCACATTTAAGCTTAAATTATAAGACTAAATTTAAAGATGGCAGCGTAGTTGATATTCCAGCCACTGGCGAGTATGACTTTAGTGTCGCAAGACGTCAAAAAGATGTAAGATTTGCTGACAGTATTCTTAGTGATACTCAAAAATACGAAGCTATCAAAGAGGCATCAAAAGAGGCCTTTGATGAGTATATCGCAAATTTAGCGGTAAAAGGATATAGAAATGGCAGCAGTAACCGTTAATCAAATAGTCAAGGAAGCCTTAAATGAGATCAAAGATCGCCATTTGATGCTAACGCCAGAGAATTACACTGAAGTCTATAATGAAATTTCTAAAAAACATGGCTTTACAACAGAAGAGAGTAAAAAGATAGAAAAATATATCTCAAGACTTGGTGATGAATATAAAAATCAAGCCCTAAGCCTTCATATAAAGACGGTCGATGAGTTTGTCGCTTTTATGACTGCCAGGCTCTCTAGAGGTGCTCAACAGGGAGTAGGACTTGCGACTGATGATAAAAAACTACAGTCACTAAATGCATTTGCTAGAAGAATTCTACAAGCTATCTCAATGCTTCACAATAAAGATGCAAAAAGCTTAGCAGA of Campylobacter concisus contains these proteins:
- the lptE gene encoding LPS assembly lipoprotein LptE, translating into MRYFLAFFIAIFICGCGYKPVSKITHDLVGDKIYVDVIISKEEPKNSVWIKDAVKEGMVARLNKNLSSKESADTSIIVSVNNLSYEAIIYDEFGYITSYKAHLSLNYKTKFKDGSVVDIPATGEYDFSVARRQKDVRFADSILSDTQKYEAIKEASKEAFDEYIANLAVKGYRNGSSNR